One part of the Rhea pennata isolate bPtePen1 chromosome 29, bPtePen1.pri, whole genome shotgun sequence genome encodes these proteins:
- the GPR182 gene encoding G-protein coupled receptor 182 codes for MAEATTAPSETHTLGNEYGDYHNWTELFHLLNYTFTFCEFSLDENVKRVVLFILYLVIFVVGLVENLLVIWVNWQTRGNKSLVNLYIINMAIADLGVLLSLPIWMLEVMLDYTWLWGSFLCRFTHYFYFANMYASIFFLTCLSVDRYVSLTTSSVFWRKHQHRARRVICVCSWILAAAIPFLEVAHMQLVNTGDPICIFMAPFETYDDWALAVSLATTTIGFLIPFPIIMVFNILTARYIKRTKPESRKHCLLIYAYIIMFLLSWLPFHIMLTLLTLDGNHIILHCTFAHFLYFFYDIIDCFTLLHCVINPILYNFLSKNFRSKLISAVVKYIPKDQAIQKGADSSSSTTQHSIVITKDGNPPN; via the coding sequence ATGGCTGAGGCGACCACTGCCCCGAGCGAGACACACACTCTTGGGAACGAGTACGGGGACTACCACAACTGGACAGAGCTGTTCCACCTCCTGAACTATACCTTCACTTTCTGCGAGTTCAGCCTGGATGAGAATGTCAAGCGGGTAGTCCTCTTCATCCTTTACCTGGTCATCTTCGTGGTGGGCTTGGTGGAGAACCTCCTTGTTATCTGGGTCAATTGGCAGACACGGGGCAACAAGAGCTTGGTGAACCTCTACATCATCAACATGGCCATCGCTGACCTTGGGGTGCTGCTCTCGCTGCCCATCTGGATGCTAGAGGTGATGCTGGATTACACATGGCTCTGGGGCAGCTTCCTCTGCCGCTTCACACACTATTTCTATTTTGCCAATATGTACGCcagcattttcttccttacttGCCTGAGTGTAGATCGCTATGTGTCCTTGACGACTTCCTCCGTCTTCTGGCGTAAGCATCAGCACCGTGCACGTCGCGTCATCTGTGTCTGTAGCTGGATCTTGGCAGCAGCAATCCCATTCCTGGAGGTTGCTCACATGCAGCTGGTAAATACCGGAGACCCCATCTGCATTTTCATGGCACCCTTTGAGACCTATGATGACTGGGCCCTGGCGGTCAGCTTAGCCACCACCACCATCGGGTTCCTCATCCCTTTCCCCATCATAATGGTTTTCAATATCCTGACGGCCAGGTACATCAAACGCACCAAGCCAGAGAGCAGGAagcactgtctgctcatctatGCCTACATTATCATGTTCCTCCTCAGCTGGCTGCCCTTCCACATCATGCTCACACTGCTCACCCTCGACGGCAACCACATCATCCtccactgcacctttgcccaCTTCCTCTACTTCTTCTACGACATCATAGACTGCTTCACTCTGCTCCACTGCGTCATCAACCCAATCCTCTACAACTTCCTCAGCAAAAACTTCCGCAGCAAGCTCATTTCTGCTGTGGTTAAATACATCCCCAAAGACCAAGCCATCCAGAAAGGTGCAGAcagctcctcctccaccacGCAGCACTCCATAGTCATCACAAAGGATGGCAACCCACCCAACTAA
- the ZBTB39 gene encoding zinc finger and BTB domain-containing protein 39: MGMRIKLHSTNHPNNLLKELNKCRLSETMCDVTILVGSRSFAAHKAVLACAAGYFQNLFLNTGLDAARTYVVDFITPANFEKILSFVYTSELFTDLINVGVIYEVAERLGMEDLLKACHSTFPDLESSAITKQSSLSMGEGRSGPLSSTSSEQKHSLGEIRSGGEHFGPERNYILHGEVAGSYKECDRNTVNEASQTLPLMHQQPPKTEQESEQGQFAPATSMATQPNLGSVNVGLQTSTGSCQQYKVQSNGDYSKGGFFTADTSLDISTGSNSCPSNSDHSKEQGFGQMDELQLEDLGDDELHFEDASEELGPTEEVIELSDDSEEELTFENDSRESKAMPCQVCKKVLEPNIQLIRQHARDHVDLLTGNCKVCETHFQDRNSRVTHVLSHIGIFLFSCDMCETKFFTQWQLTLHRREGVFDNNIIIHPSDPLPGKISMFGGGSGSELACAACGKPLAKDFHTVRSHILDHVNLKSQTCGVCDQRHLNLCSLMWHTLSHLGISVFSCSVCANSFVDRHLLEKHLAVHQNMEEALFRCHFCGQSFKLEAAYRYHVSQHKCGGSLDIRPSFGDRLQQQGLQKRKLPEEFLSEDLALQNQPGNSKYSCKVCGKRFAHTSEFNYHRRIHTGEKPYQCKVCHKFFRGRSTIKCHLRTHSGALMYRCTVCGHYSSTLNLMSKHIGVHKGSLPPDFTIEQTFMYIIHSKDAEKNTDS; the protein is encoded by the coding sequence ATGGGCATGAGAATCAAGTTGCATAGCACCAATCACCCCAACAACCTGCTGAAGGAACTCAACAAGTGCAGGCTCTCCGAGACCATGTGTGATGTCACCATTCTGGTGGGGAGCCGCTCTTTTGCTGCACATAAGGCTGTTCTGGCCTGCGCTGCAGGCTACTTCCAGAATCTCTTTTTGAACACAGGGCTGGATGCTGCCAGGACCTATGTAGTGGATTTCATCACACCAGCCAACTTTGAGAAGATCCTCAGCTTTGTATACACTTCAGAGCTCTTCACAGACCTAATCAATGTGGGTGTCATTTACGAGGTGGCAGAGCGACTGGGCATGGAAGATCTGCTGAAGGCCTGCCATTCAACCTTCCCTGACTTGGAGAGCTCAGCTATCACAAAGCAGTCCTCTCTGTCCATGGGCGAAGGCCGGTCAGGCCCTCTGAGCAGCACCTCGTCAGAACAGAAACATTCTTTGGGTGAAATCCGGAGCGGTGGGGAACATTTTGGCCCCGAACGGAATTACATCTTGCATGGAGAAGTGGCAGGCAGCTACAAAGAGTGTGACCGGAATACCGTGAATGAGGCCAGCCAGACTCTTCCCCTGATGCATCAGCAGCCTCCTAAGACAGAACAAGAATCAGAACAAGGGCAGTTTGCTCCTGCCACAAGTATGGCAACCCAGCCCAACCTGGGCAGTGTAAATGTTGGTCTTCAAACCAGTACAGGCTCCTGCCAACAGTATAAAGTCCAGAGCAATGGCGACTACAGCAAGGGTGGCTTCTTTACTGCTGATACTTCCCTGGACATCTCCACGGGGAGCAATTCCTGTCCCAGCAACAGCGATCACTCCAAAGAGCAAGGTTTTGGGCAGATGGATGAGCTTCAGCTGGAAGACTTGGGGGATGATGAACTACATTTTGAAGATGCGAGTGAAGAGCTTGGCCCAACAGAAGAAGTTATTGAGCTGAGTGACGACAGTGAAGAAGAGCTGACCTTTGAGAATGACAGCCGGGAAAGCAAGGCCATGCCCTGTCAGGTGTGCAAAAAGGTCCTGGAACCCAACATCCAGTTGATCCGCCAGCACGCAAGAGATCACGTTGATCTGCTCACTGGGAACTGCAAAGTCTGTGAGACTCACTTTCAGGATCGGAATTCCAGGGTCACTCATGTTTTGTCCCACATCGggatctttctcttctcctgtgACATGTGTGAGACCAAATTCTTCACCCAGTGGCAGCTTACCCTCCACCGAAGAGAAGGAGTGTTTGACAATAACATCATTATCCACCCCAGCGACCCTCTCCCAGGGAAGATCAGTATGTTTGGTGGGGGATCTGGCTCAGAGCTGGCATGTGCTGCCTGCGGGAAGCCTTTGGCCAAAGATTTCCACACTGTCCGCAGCCACATCCTGGACCACGTGAACTTGAAAAGCCAAACATGTGGTGTGTGTGATCAGAGGCACCTCAACCTCTGCAGTCTGATGTGGCACACCCTGTCTCATTTGGGGATCTCGGTCTTCTCCTGCTCTGTTTGTGCCAACAGCTTTGTAGATCGACACCTTCTGGAGAAACACTTGGCTGTTCACCAGAACATGGAGGAGGCTCTTTTCCGGTGCCATTTCTGTGGCCAGAGCTTTAAGCTGGAAGCAGCGTATCGTTATCATGTCAGCCAGCACAAATGTGGGGGCAGCCTGGACATCCGACCGAGCTTTGGTGACCGTCTCCAGCAGCAGGGCCTCCAGAAGAGGAAGCTGCCTGAAGAATTTTTGAGTGAAGACTTGGCACTGCAAAATCAACCAGGCAATAGTAAGTACAGCTGCAAAGTCTGTGGAAAGAGGTTTGCCCACACCAGTGAATTCAACTACCACCGGAGGATTCACACCGGAGAAAAGCCCTACCAGTGCAAAGTGTGTCATAAGTTCTTCCGTGGCCGCTCCACCATCAAGTGCCACCTGCGGACGCATTCTGGAGCCCTCATGTACCGATGTACTGTATGTGGACATTATAGCTCCACACTCAACCTTATGAGCAAGCACATAGGTGTGCACAAAGGCAGCCTGCCCCCTGACTTTACCATTGAACAGACTTTCATGTATATTATCCATTCCAAAGATGCGGAGAAAAACACGGACAGCTGA